A single bacterium DNA region contains:
- a CDS encoding PASTA domain-containing protein: MKNQKIRILIFFVIIFSLFGGIIFRLGYLQLLQNKKMAKLAISNYLKKESIDLERGIIYDRNMKELVVSIETDSLYAHPQKVILKDQVAALLSPLLEMPKEEILEKLYKDSPFVWLKRKLNKDIPKKIEQLNLNGLGFIKEYKRFYPKQELASQLIGFVGLDNQGLEGIELYFDQQLRETGKKVEITKDALGRAISLKKGLPQVFSGFNMVLTIEEVFQNICEEELKEVCKNSQAISGTIIIMDPKNGEILSLANYPSFNPNYAANSSSCLWRNRAITDTFEPGSTFKIFTAATVLINRVVTSHDFFECQGNTEIAGRKIRCHESHGRLTFEEVIANSCNVGIIKSAMRLNKYDFYHCLKKFGFNNYTGINLPGERKGILLPPRRWSKLTLANFAIGQGITTTAIQLTAAVCSVANGGFLMKPLIVKKIINSRNEIIKEYQPTCIRRTIPPNVVKYLTSILQKAVSEGTGKKAKVMDYPIAGKTGTAQKVDPVTGTYTRNKFLASFIGYLPADNPRLLISIFINEPKGLYYGGEVAAPVFRKIVEKILAYKKPYFLDKDPSYEYVRATKDNLSSLREKDNLPLINDSLNEYIMPDVHGKSMRMAWKILSSYQVKLKFYGRGVVESSIPNSGEKLVPGQEIKIWCSPKI; this comes from the coding sequence ATGAAAAATCAAAAAATCCGTATCTTGATCTTTTTTGTCATTATCTTCTCTCTCTTTGGTGGGATAATTTTTAGATTAGGCTATCTTCAACTTTTACAAAATAAAAAGATGGCTAAGTTAGCCATATCTAACTACTTAAAAAAAGAATCAATTGATTTAGAAAGAGGAATTATTTACGATCGCAATATGAAAGAATTAGTGGTAAGCATTGAAACTGACTCTTTATATGCGCATCCCCAAAAAGTTATCCTTAAGGACCAAGTAGCTGCCCTCCTTTCTCCTTTATTAGAAATGCCTAAAGAAGAAATATTAGAAAAGCTTTATAAAGATAGTCCTTTTGTCTGGTTAAAAAGAAAGCTAAATAAAGATATTCCTAAAAAAATAGAACAATTAAATTTAAATGGCTTGGGCTTTATTAAAGAATATAAAAGATTTTATCCTAAACAAGAATTAGCTAGTCAGTTAATTGGTTTTGTAGGTTTAGATAATCAAGGATTGGAAGGGATTGAGCTTTACTTCGATCAACAATTAAGGGAGACAGGAAAAAAGGTTGAAATTACTAAAGATGCTCTCGGTAGAGCAATTTCTCTCAAGAAAGGCCTACCTCAAGTTTTTAGTGGGTTTAATATGGTGTTAACCATTGAGGAAGTTTTTCAAAATATCTGCGAAGAAGAATTAAAGGAGGTTTGTAAAAACTCTCAAGCTATTAGCGGAACTATCATTATTATGGATCCTAAAAATGGAGAAATCTTATCCTTAGCTAACTATCCTTCCTTTAATCCTAATTATGCTGCCAACTCTTCCTCTTGTTTATGGAGAAATCGAGCTATTACCGATACCTTTGAACCTGGTTCTACTTTTAAAATATTTACGGCAGCCACTGTCTTAATAAATAGAGTGGTTACAAGCCACGACTTCTTTGAATGCCAAGGAAATACAGAAATTGCTGGACGTAAAATTCGTTGCCATGAATCTCATGGAAGATTAACATTTGAAGAAGTAATTGCTAATTCCTGTAATGTAGGAATTATAAAAAGTGCAATGAGGCTTAATAAATACGACTTCTATCATTGTTTAAAAAAATTTGGATTTAACAATTATACTGGTATTAATTTACCTGGCGAAAGAAAAGGAATACTTTTACCTCCTCGAAGGTGGAGTAAACTTACTTTAGCTAACTTTGCCATTGGTCAAGGGATAACCACTACGGCTATTCAATTAACTGCTGCTGTTTGTAGCGTAGCTAATGGAGGCTTTTTAATGAAACCTCTAATTGTAAAAAAGATAATAAATTCAAGAAATGAAATTATCAAAGAATACCAACCTACTTGCATTAGAAGAACTATTCCTCCTAATGTAGTTAAATATCTTACTTCTATCTTACAAAAAGCAGTTTCCGAGGGCACCGGTAAAAAAGCTAAGGTTATGGATTATCCTATCGCTGGAAAGACAGGAACTGCTCAAAAAGTAGATCCAGTTACAGGAACATATACTAGAAATAAGTTTTTGGCTTCTTTTATTGGATATCTTCCGGCAGATAATCCAAGATTACTAATTTCCATCTTTATAAACGAGCCCAAGGGGCTTTATTATGGAGGAGAAGTAGCAGCTCCTGTCTTTAGAAAAATAGTAGAAAAGATTTTAGCTTATAAAAAACCATACTTTCTCGACAAAGATCCAAGCTATGAGTACGTCAGGGCAACCAAAGACAATCTGTCTTCTTTAAGAGAAAAAGATAACCTTCCTTTAATTAATGATTCCTTAAACGAATATATTATGCCAGATGTTCACGGAAAAAGTATGAGAATGGCATGGAAGATCTTATCTTCTTATCAAGTCAAGCTTAAATTTTACGGCCGCGGAGTAGTAGAAAGTTCTATACCTAATTCTGGAGAAAAACTTGTTCCTGGTCAAGAGATAAAGATTTGGTGCTCTCCAAAGATTTAA
- a CDS encoding DUF115 domain-containing protein, translating into MYYEKNITLLRQLYPYLYEKLKEFSTQDLIIYNSRIQAPTLSIKRQGREIFLHSQYNPQKEAQRQVSAHSLSLGDKVVLFGGGLGYFIPEILAKITSAGTLLVIEPNLSVFKVALELVDFWSYLSNPQLVFSVSDNLKEITKDLHNFLKKTPPDKIKIVIHQPTLESLPSSLSGLEEFLRNIILSRKSSQVFTPLLKKNLYLNTKYIIESPGVAELFSKCSHLPIFVISAGPSLDQETCLLSRIQSQVIIISVGTALRPLLNNEIVPDFVVITDAQEAVLEQFKNHLHQEIPLIFIPTAYHGVIKEYQGKKIVALIKDEFSLEDLKDLCQLKGEIETGGSVATASLDLAIRMEGNPIVLVGQDLSFPSCKPYAQNTYHFDQSLNSLNKFTTLEMIYRENAKRGDLLEIPNIHEEITITHRNLLIYLRWIESRIRREKDKIFINTSTEGAKIKGSISLSLREVYERYCLKKIDKDITLPKPIIPESQYQRWKMALESLGGERL; encoded by the coding sequence ATGTACTATGAAAAAAATATAACTTTATTAAGACAACTTTATCCTTATCTTTATGAAAAATTAAAAGAATTTTCTACCCAAGATCTCATTATCTACAACTCCCGGATACAAGCTCCTACTTTAAGCATCAAAAGACAAGGTAGAGAAATATTTCTTCATAGTCAATACAATCCCCAAAAAGAAGCTCAAAGGCAAGTAAGTGCTCACTCTTTATCTCTTGGAGATAAAGTAGTTCTCTTTGGTGGTGGCTTAGGATATTTCATTCCAGAAATCTTAGCTAAGATTACCTCCGCTGGAACTTTGCTGGTTATTGAGCCAAATCTTTCAGTATTTAAAGTAGCTTTGGAATTAGTTGACTTTTGGTCTTATCTCTCTAACCCTCAACTGGTATTTTCGGTCAGCGATAACTTAAAAGAGATCACAAAAGATCTCCATAATTTTCTTAAAAAGACTCCTCCTGATAAGATTAAGATTGTTATCCATCAACCTACCTTAGAAAGTCTTCCTTCCTCTCTCTCTGGTCTTGAAGAATTTTTAAGAAATATTATCTTGTCACGTAAATCTTCTCAAGTCTTTACCCCTCTTTTAAAGAAGAATCTCTACCTGAATACTAAGTATATTATTGAAAGCCCTGGAGTAGCGGAGTTATTCTCTAAATGCAGCCATCTGCCTATCTTCGTAATTTCTGCTGGCCCTTCTTTAGATCAAGAGACCTGTCTCTTGTCAAGGATTCAAAGTCAAGTAATTATTATCTCCGTCGGCACAGCCTTAAGACCCTTATTAAATAACGAGATTGTTCCTGATTTTGTAGTCATTACTGATGCCCAAGAAGCTGTTTTGGAGCAATTTAAAAACCATCTTCACCAAGAGATACCTTTAATTTTCATTCCCACCGCTTATCATGGAGTAATTAAAGAGTATCAGGGTAAAAAAATTGTGGCTTTAATAAAAGATGAATTTTCTTTAGAGGATTTAAAAGATTTATGCCAATTAAAAGGTGAAATTGAAACAGGAGGTTCTGTAGCTACAGCTAGCTTAGATCTAGCTATTCGGATGGAAGGAAATCCTATTGTTTTAGTAGGTCAGGATCTTTCTTTTCCTTCTTGTAAGCCTTATGCTCAAAATACTTATCACTTTGACCAGAGCTTAAATAGCCTTAATAAATTTACTACCTTAGAGATGATTTATCGGGAAAATGCCAAGAGAGGAGATCTTCTTGAAATTCCTAATATCCACGAGGAAATAACTATTACTCATCGTAATCTTTTAATTTACTTAAGATGGATTGAAAGTAGAATAAGAAGGGAAAAAGATAAAATATTTATTAATACCTCAACTGAAGGAGCTAAGATTAAAGGCTCTATCAGTTTAAGTTTAAGAGAGGTTTACGAACGTTACTGCTTGAAAAAGATCGACAAGGATATAACTTTACCTAAACCAATTATTCCTGAAAGCCAATATCAAAGATGGAAGATGGCGCTGGAAAGCTTAGGAGGAGAAAGACTATGA
- a CDS encoding DUF115 domain-containing protein, with amino-acid sequence MNYYLQNINLLKNKDPELATRLEDLSFSKGKIFISEDLSMKDEDCDVLVIFGFGNGSQVKEAIKHASKKILVLVIDHDIANFKNILTLYDLKDIFNHERVSLAIGEEPLKATRIRMENYFQVITIKDIIVIDLYKNQVNPAYYQEIIKHLNESINASLQNIATMSEFASLWEKNILANISYLVLNPGLNLLKDSFKDFPAIIVSAGPSLDKNVGLLSEAKNKSLIICVDTALKTLLAHNIKPEIVVSIDPKEENFKHYQGSGIEGITLITEPVVSSQIFSLFKENLIFITSYGHPLMMWIEDIIGSKGTFPVGGSVATTAFSIARELGNNPIIFIGQDLSYSKDRVYSKNTFYMDNWINSMDKFLTLETITRNYLQEYNLIYVKGNYEEKVLTNSQMASWAKWFSHQFKNTKSLCINATEGGAKIENCVTMSLKEAINNYCQQIQDPKNILQDLHRRYKTPDIDNLIKKIKKVSDDYLLAEYYAQQAIETTKRLEKTSQNLLSQKDNFSQRELNLLQHINMLYGELKVMENVLMISRWHLDPLLIKLNSIRDSSLGGQIEIYNLFFQKILSISQNINSQFLKATEILQNIVVINENLT; translated from the coding sequence ATGAACTATTATCTTCAAAATATTAATCTCCTAAAAAATAAAGATCCAGAATTAGCAACCAGACTTGAAGACCTTTCTTTTAGCAAGGGCAAAATTTTTATTTCAGAAGATCTTTCGATGAAGGATGAGGATTGCGATGTCTTGGTAATCTTTGGTTTTGGCAATGGCAGCCAGGTTAAAGAAGCCATTAAGCATGCTTCCAAAAAGATTTTAGTCTTAGTCATTGATCATGATATTGCAAATTTTAAAAACATTCTTACTCTCTACGACTTGAAGGATATCTTCAACCACGAAAGAGTGAGCTTAGCTATTGGTGAAGAGCCGTTAAAAGCTACTCGAATACGGATGGAAAATTATTTTCAGGTAATAACGATCAAGGATATTATCGTGATTGACCTTTATAAAAACCAAGTAAATCCAGCTTACTATCAAGAAATTATAAAACACTTAAATGAATCTATAAACGCTTCTCTCCAAAATATTGCCACGATGTCTGAGTTTGCCTCTCTTTGGGAAAAGAATATCTTAGCCAACATTAGTTATTTAGTCTTAAATCCAGGTCTTAACTTATTAAAAGATAGCTTTAAAGACTTTCCAGCCATTATTGTTTCAGCTGGTCCTTCTTTAGATAAAAATGTAGGTCTTTTATCCGAAGCTAAGAATAAATCCTTGATTATCTGTGTTGATACTGCCTTAAAGACACTCCTTGCCCATAACATCAAACCTGAGATCGTTGTTTCTATTGATCCTAAAGAAGAAAACTTTAAACACTATCAAGGCTCAGGGATAGAAGGAATTACCTTAATTACTGAACCAGTAGTGTCATCCCAGATATTTTCTTTATTTAAAGAAAACCTGATCTTTATCACCAGTTATGGTCATCCTTTAATGATGTGGATAGAAGATATTATTGGCTCAAAAGGCACTTTTCCAGTAGGAGGGTCGGTAGCGACTACAGCTTTTAGCATAGCCAGAGAATTAGGGAATAACCCCATTATCTTTATCGGGCAAGATCTTTCTTATAGCAAGGACAGAGTTTATTCTAAAAACACTTTCTATATGGATAACTGGATAAATTCTATGGACAAGTTTTTGACCTTAGAAACGATAACGAGAAACTATCTTCAAGAATATAATCTTATTTATGTAAAAGGTAATTACGAAGAAAAGGTTTTAACTAATAGTCAAATGGCCTCGTGGGCTAAGTGGTTTAGCCATCAATTTAAAAACACCAAGTCTTTGTGTATTAATGCTACCGAAGGTGGAGCTAAGATAGAAAACTGCGTTACTATGTCTTTAAAAGAAGCTATAAATAATTACTGTCAGCAGATCCAAGATCCTAAAAATATTCTCCAAGATCTTCATCGAAGGTACAAGACTCCAGATATTGATAACCTTATCAAGAAGATAAAAAAGGTTTCCGATGATTATTTATTAGCCGAATATTATGCTCAACAAGCCATAGAAACAACTAAGCGCTTAGAAAAGACTTCTCAAAATCTCCTTTCTCAAAAAGACAATTTTTCTCAAAGAGAACTAAATTTATTGCAACACATCAATATGCTCTATGGAGAATTAAAAGTGATGGAGAATGTGCTGATGATTTCACGTTGGCATCTTGACCCTTTATTAATTAAGTTAAATTCTATCAGAGATAGTTCTTTAGGCGGACAAATAGAGATATATAATTTATTCTTTCAAAAGATCTTAAGTATTAGTCAAAATATAAACAGTCAATTTTTAAAAGCTACGGAAATACTCCAAAATATAGTAGTTATTAATGAAAATTTGACATAG